One Brassica oleracea var. oleracea cultivar TO1000 chromosome C7, BOL, whole genome shotgun sequence genomic window carries:
- the LOC106304845 gene encoding probable WRKY transcription factor 8 translates to MSNETKDLNNYHFTSSYDHYNSINSQSIMNLAYLSGPSTYNANMISSQIGSDLHSCPRGACGLGFELSPSSTEFFNSSIDQENDFYNAYNYNTSHKSHEVVGGGGAIVESETKVSASPSSSEHHHGEDSGKSLMKREADDGGKDIDQRSQKVVKTKKKEEKKQRESRVSFMTKTDVDHLEDGYRWRKYGQKAVKNSPYPRSYYRCTTQKCNVKKRVERSYQDPTVVITTYESQHNHPIPTSRRTAMFSGPAACSYNSSSLSPVSDFIINTPRTFSHDDLFRAPYASMNVNANYEQQQSQEFHHESDYELLKEMFPSVFLKQEP, encoded by the exons ATGTCTAATGAAACCAAAGATCTTAACAACTATCACTTCACTTCATCGTATGATCATTACAACAGCATCAACAGCCAAAGTATTATGAATCTCGCTTACCTTTCTGGTCCATCCACTTATAATGCAAACATGATCTCATCGCAAATCGGTTCTGATCTACACTCGTGTCCCCGAGGAGCGTGCGGACTTGGGTTCGAGCTCTCGCCATCTTCCACCGAGTTTTTTAATTCTTCGATCGACCAAGAAAATGATTTTTATAACGCCTATAATTATAATACTAGTCACAAGAGTCATGAAGTTGTCGGTGGTGGTGGTGCAATCGTTGAGAGTGAAACTAAGGTTTCTGCATCTCCTTCTTCGAGTGAACATCATCACGGGGAAGATTCCGGGAAGAGCCTGATGAAAAGAGAAGCTGACGATGGAGGAAAAGATATTGATCAACGTTCTCAGAAAGT AGTTAAAACCAAGAAGAAAGAGGAGAAGAAGCAAAGAGAGTCACGAGTCTCGTTTATGACCAAGACAGACGTTGATCATCTCGAAGACGGCTATCGTTGGAGGAAGTACGGCCAAAAGGCAGTGAAAAACAGTCCTTATCCGAG GAGTTACTATAGATGCACGACGCAGAAGTGCAACGTGAAGAAGAGAGTTGAGAGATCTTATCAAGATCCAACAGTCGTGATCACAACCTACGAGAGTCAACACAACCACCCGATCCCGACCAGTCGCCGTACGGCAATGTTCTCTGGACCCGCCGCATGTAGTTATAACTCCTCGTCTCTATCTCCAGTTTCCGATTTCATCATCAATACTCCAAGAACCTTCTCACATGATGATCTCTTCCGTGCGCCATACGCTAGTATGAATGTAAACGCTAATTATGAGCAACAACAAAGCCAAGAGTTTCACCATGAGAGTGACTATGAGCTTCTGAAGGAGATGTTTCCTTCGGTTTTCCTCAAGCAAGAACCTTGA
- the LOC106303004 gene encoding uncharacterized protein LOC106303004 produces MTDNLQTAINALSLHDEEPVDLPDSPRFHVFDENATSLLGRLLNPDCQAMDKMIEEMPRIWRAYERVRGIALSRDKFQFIFEREEDLMTVLKDRPWTYNNWTMLLDRWIPSPPANFLTTVDVWIRISRIPVNHYRLETMDFLASKVSKVPEIAYDPKASQKEAYIRAQVRLDIANPEIAIKPLNLPKGGRVIIEFEYEKLRKRCFHCQRLTHERPSCPFLKNRGSLPTATDVAKDTRDKEKPEASGGILKKKPLLIEHPVVPPGFAPLFPEMPPIERNMALQYISHSDPTERQARITRVQQSFQPGFEDNVGRAPRISHDINKGKGHVFNFQEQDRPGKRATLASERPPFSEADIIRGKDRDGFLLDNLEAFSSSSSLGPTVFRVGTYTGNFSTGANEVVKKSRRRPQRWKRICSQRPTGLFRP; encoded by the coding sequence ATGACGGATAATCTTCAGACGGCGATTAACGCCTTATCGCTGCACGATGAAGAACCGGTGGATTTGCCTGATAGCCCCCGGTTCCATGTGTTTGATGAAAACGCAACTAGTCTTTTGGGAAGACTCTTAAACCCAGACTGCCAAGCCATGGACAAGATGATCGAAGAGATGCCTAGGATATGGAGGGCGTATGAAAGAGTTCGTGGAATCGCTCTGTCGCGTGACAAGTTCCAGTTTATATTCGAACGGGAGGAAGACCTGATGACTGTGTTAAAGGACCGACCTTGGACCTATAATAACTGGACCATGCTGCTGGATCGGTGGATCCCGTCGCCGCCGGCGAATTTCTTGACTACTGTTGATGTTTGGATTCGTATCAGTAGAATCCCAGTGAATCACTATCGTCTAGAAACAATGGATTTCTTAGCTTCCAAAGTCAGCAAAGTGCCTGAGATCGCTTATGACCCTAAAGCTTCTCAAAAAGAAGCGTACATCCGGGCCCAAGTTCGACTGGACATAGCCAATCCAGAAATCGCTATTAAACCTCTGAATCTACCAAAGGGGGGAAGAGTGATCATTGAATTTGAGTATGAGAAGCTGAGGAAACGATGTTTTCATTGTCAGCGCTTGACACATGAACGACCAAGCTGTCCTTTTCTTAAAAACAGGGGCTCTCTTCCAACAGCCACAGACGTTGCAAAGGATACACGTGACAAGGAAAAACCTGAAGCTAGTGGTGGGATCTTGAAGAAAAAGCCTTTACTGATTGAACATCCAGTAGTGCCTCCTGGGTTTGCTCCTTTGTTCCCTGAGATGCCTCCGATAGAAAGAAACATGGCCTTGCAGTACATCTCGCACAGTGATCCGACGGAGAGACAGGCCAGAATCACGAGAGTGCAACAATCTTTTCAACCTGGGTTTGAGGACAATGTGGGTAGAGCACCGCGCATATCCCATGACATTAATAAAGGGAAGGGCCACGTCTTCAACTTCCAAGAACAAGATCGTCCGGGTAAACGAGCGACATTGGCTTCAGAACGTCCACCCTTCTCAGAGGCTGATATAATACGTGGAAAGGATCGTGATGGCTTCCTCCTTGACAACCTGGAGGCCTTCTCGTCTTCTTCTTCCCTCGGTCCAACGGTCTTTCGAGTGGGAACCTATACAGGTAACTTCTCTACAGGGGCTAATGAGGTTGTTAAGAAAAGTCGTCGCAGGCCGCAACGCTGGAAACGCATATGCAGCCAGCGTCCTACGGGTCTGTTCAGGCCTTAG